A genomic window from Sphingomonas hankookensis includes:
- a CDS encoding helicase HerA domain-containing protein has protein sequence MTCVTPIRAPEAADNRVPLGHHSTGTLSLDLDRLLAGRLLIQGSSGAGKSRTLRRIIEEAFDYTTLAIVDPEGEFENLARHIGATTIRAVELTADGLTAAATRSRRHRLSMHIDLTDLDPDQRIIKAAAFFAGLVGAPREDWAHTMLVCIDEGHLLAPHVAGSALDADARRLGVATLTDLCARGRKRGLAPVIATQRLAKLSTSVVSELQNVLVGLNVFDRDIARAADLLGFPARDADLLRNLAPGDFFAMGPALSATPVLAHIDPTITEHLGKTPELRAAASVDADEAAKLLDLAGLAEVADHGPAIALKGTRALDAFLLDPAATDAAAIMDALKRISPNASTARDLARHLSLDAERTDRALNLLSAIAAVDTMPKGDDRIARLHARLRARLSDVAVVSL, from the coding sequence ATGACCTGTGTTACCCCGATCCGCGCGCCCGAGGCCGCGGACAATCGCGTACCGCTGGGCCATCATTCGACCGGCACGCTCAGCCTTGACCTCGATCGCCTGCTTGCCGGACGCCTGCTCATCCAGGGCAGCTCCGGGGCGGGCAAGAGCAGGACCTTGCGCCGGATCATCGAGGAGGCGTTCGACTATACGACGCTTGCGATCGTCGACCCCGAGGGGGAATTCGAGAACCTCGCCCGCCATATCGGCGCGACCACGATCCGCGCGGTCGAACTCACCGCCGACGGGCTGACGGCCGCGGCGACGCGCAGCCGGCGACATCGGCTGTCGATGCACATCGACCTCACCGACCTCGATCCCGACCAGCGGATCATCAAGGCAGCCGCGTTCTTTGCCGGCCTGGTCGGCGCACCGCGCGAGGACTGGGCGCATACCATGCTGGTGTGCATCGACGAGGGCCATCTGCTCGCACCGCATGTCGCCGGTTCCGCGCTCGATGCCGATGCCCGCCGGCTCGGCGTCGCCACCCTGACCGACCTGTGCGCGCGCGGCCGCAAGCGCGGTCTCGCCCCCGTCATCGCCACCCAGCGCCTCGCGAAGCTCTCCACCTCGGTCGTGTCCGAGCTGCAGAACGTGCTGGTCGGGCTCAACGTCTTCGACCGCGACATCGCGCGCGCGGCCGACCTGCTCGGCTTTCCCGCGCGTGACGCCGACCTGCTGCGCAACCTCGCCCCCGGCGATTTCTTCGCGATGGGTCCGGCGCTGTCGGCAACCCCGGTGCTGGCGCATATCGATCCCACCATCACCGAACATCTCGGCAAGACCCCGGAACTGCGTGCCGCCGCGTCCGTCGATGCCGACGAGGCGGCGAAGCTGCTCGATCTCGCGGGCCTGGCCGAGGTCGCGGACCACGGCCCCGCCATCGCCCTCAAGGGCACGCGCGCGCTCGACGCGTTCCTGCTCGATCCCGCTGCGACCGACGCGGCCGCGATCATGGACGCGCTGAAGCGCATCTCCCCCAACGCCAGCACCGCGCGCGACCTCGCACGGCACCTGTCGCTCGACGCCGAGCGCACCGACCGCGCGCTCAACCTCCTGTCGGCGATCGCCGCGGTCGACACCATGCCCAAGGGCGACGACCGCATCGCCCGCCTGCATGCACGGCTGCGCGCGCGGCTGAGCGACGTCGCCGTGGT
- a CDS encoding DUF7007 domain-containing protein gives MTRFKPSPRPDTTPWDTPDRADQVLPGIWRVWTPSHGGYVLSDERQSAMPDALRRDDPFYEEDVDYALVLYAFGSEFRRLPIPGIALQVENARRSVRCWHPDRWTALTGEDVPVHDSHVVRRRAAYQAIIGQYESVSASGSWADWVPEGKVGCVFRRVVSVDALGFARHEGAPIHGLVDKDRYERRQMPETFESLDAVRVESTAPISKQVDASALAHLLPSA, from the coding sequence ATGACCCGGTTCAAGCCCAGCCCCCGACCCGACACGACCCCTTGGGACACGCCCGATCGCGCCGACCAGGTGCTGCCCGGCATCTGGCGCGTGTGGACGCCCAGCCATGGCGGCTATGTCCTGTCGGACGAACGCCAGTCCGCGATGCCCGACGCGCTGCGCCGCGACGATCCGTTTTATGAGGAAGACGTCGATTACGCGCTGGTACTCTACGCCTTCGGCAGCGAGTTTCGCCGCTTACCCATCCCCGGCATCGCGCTGCAGGTCGAGAACGCGCGCCGGTCGGTGCGCTGCTGGCATCCCGACCGCTGGACCGCGCTGACCGGCGAGGACGTGCCGGTCCACGACAGCCACGTCGTTCGCCGCCGCGCCGCCTATCAGGCGATCATCGGCCAGTATGAGAGTGTCTCGGCGTCGGGTTCCTGGGCGGACTGGGTGCCCGAGGGCAAGGTCGGCTGCGTCTTCCGCCGCGTTGTCAGCGTCGATGCGCTCGGCTTCGCGCGCCACGAGGGCGCGCCGATCCACGGTCTCGTCGACAAGGACCGTTACGAACGCCGCCAGATGCCCGAGACGTTCGAGAGCCTGGACGCGGTCCGCGTCGAGAGCACCGCACCGATCTCCAAGCAGGTCGACGCGAGCGCGCTCGCGCACCTCCTCCCCAGCGCCTGA
- a CDS encoding antibiotic biosynthesis monooxygenase: protein MRHARQQTRLTTMPDRVPPVRSFASGRERLTSSVYKVDKFAVPAASIDAFVAKLTETHAFLDDMEGCIQNLILTQESGPGGYNIVTIVEWRDQACLDRARSLAAERYRESGFEPATMIDALGIRADLGNYRVVEH, encoded by the coding sequence GTGCGGCACGCCCGGCAGCAAACCCGCCTGACCACCATGCCGGACCGGGTGCCCCCGGTCCGATCCTTCGCATCCGGGAGAGAACGCCTGACCAGCTCCGTCTACAAGGTCGACAAGTTCGCCGTCCCTGCCGCCAGCATCGACGCCTTCGTCGCGAAGCTTACCGAGACGCATGCCTTTCTCGACGATATGGAGGGCTGCATCCAGAACCTCATCCTCACGCAGGAAAGCGGCCCGGGCGGCTATAACATCGTGACCATCGTCGAGTGGCGCGACCAGGCCTGTCTCGACCGTGCCAGATCGCTCGCGGCCGAACGGTACCGCGAAAGCGGCTTCGAGCCGGCGACCATGATCGATGCGCTCGGCATCCGGGCGGACCTCGGCAACTATCGCGTCGTCGAGCATTGA
- a CDS encoding CsbD family protein produces MGEATDKVNAAGNKLAGNVMEGIGKATDNASLEAEGKAQKLKGSAQDVKGSVKGALGDNI; encoded by the coding sequence ATGGGTGAAGCAACCGACAAGGTGAACGCTGCGGGCAACAAGCTGGCCGGCAACGTCATGGAAGGGATCGGCAAGGCGACCGACAACGCGAGCCTCGAAGCGGAGGGCAAGGCCCAGAAGCTGAAGGGGTCCGCTCAGGACGTAAAGGGCTCGGTCAAGGGCGCGCTCGGCGACAACATCTGA
- a CDS encoding thermonuclease family protein — protein MRGALLLGIAALAACGAGAPQGHDGATITGEGRAIDGDTVSVDFRLSGADAFERKQMCSKDGACYPCGKFAQDSASRILKSGVATIRMTGASSYGRPIAIVTVDGYDLGEQLILQGLAVPATQYLRGDPQRAARYVAAAEQARSAGHGAYAGEFIDPARWRRGERLACEARY, from the coding sequence ATGAGGGGCGCGCTGCTCCTCGGCATCGCCGCGCTCGCCGCCTGCGGGGCAGGGGCACCCCAGGGCCACGACGGTGCGACGATCACCGGCGAGGGGCGGGCGATCGACGGCGACACGGTTTCGGTCGATTTCCGCCTGTCGGGGGCCGACGCCTTCGAGCGCAAGCAGATGTGCTCGAAGGACGGTGCCTGCTATCCATGCGGCAAGTTTGCTCAGGATTCCGCCTCGCGTATCCTCAAGAGCGGTGTCGCCACGATCCGCATGACCGGCGCGAGCAGCTATGGCCGCCCGATCGCCATCGTGACGGTCGACGGCTACGACCTGGGCGAGCAACTCATTTTGCAGGGTCTGGCGGTGCCGGCGACGCAATATCTGCGCGGCGATCCGCAACGCGCCGCGCGCTATGTCGCCGCGGCAGAACAGGCCCGGTCAGCGGGTCACGGTGCCTATGCGGGGGAATTCATCGATCCGGCGCGCTGGCGGCGCGGGGAACGCCTCGCGTGCGAGGCGCGTTATTGA
- a CDS encoding DUF6927 domain-containing protein, with protein sequence MGWLSMPLSSMFPHTGPKAYLDAQFTYDNRNADGKGKALRVIASSCLRNKVWYAAVVPSTDGTDEPAFAAVCLVSWNPRAKDGFVFAYKDMTEHAGPCEAECPERILSLLGDTDDPGALDWRRRCLERLATPVRPLEHGMHIRLPSKVTFVDGYEGDEFIVHKRGRKISLAIPGNSYPKYRIGNLRKWAWTLVPPKPETRVHKTVFG encoded by the coding sequence ATGGGCTGGCTAAGCATGCCGCTGTCGTCGATGTTCCCGCACACAGGCCCCAAAGCCTATCTCGACGCGCAATTCACCTACGACAACCGCAATGCCGACGGGAAGGGCAAGGCGCTGCGCGTCATCGCCTCTTCCTGCCTGCGCAACAAGGTCTGGTACGCGGCCGTGGTGCCGTCGACCGACGGCACCGACGAACCCGCCTTCGCGGCCGTCTGCCTGGTCAGCTGGAATCCGCGTGCCAAGGACGGATTCGTGTTCGCCTACAAGGATATGACCGAACACGCCGGGCCATGCGAGGCCGAATGCCCCGAGCGCATCCTCTCGCTGCTCGGCGATACCGACGATCCCGGTGCGCTCGACTGGCGCCGACGCTGCCTCGAGCGGCTCGCGACCCCGGTACGCCCGCTCGAACACGGCATGCACATCCGCTTGCCGAGCAAGGTCACCTTCGTTGACGGCTATGAGGGAGACGAGTTCATCGTCCACAAGCGCGGCCGCAAGATCTCGCTCGCGATCCCCGGCAACAGCTACCCGAAATATCGGATCGGTAACCTTCGCAAATGGGCGTGGACACTCGTGCCGCCCAAGCCCGAAACTCGCGTCCACAAGACGGTGTTCGGTTGA
- a CDS encoding DUF7673 family protein, whose amino-acid sequence MQPQRRPLIRALAFDEVGAAIGRLVDVASSDTGQAARVADFLLAWWNGDDNGHFPILHLSNCDAIISEDMLIVMAWLAQEPAIYPDAWGYRDAMVDLVGRWRLR is encoded by the coding sequence ATGCAACCGCAACGCCGCCCCCTCATCCGCGCACTCGCCTTCGACGAGGTCGGCGCCGCGATCGGCCGCCTCGTGGATGTCGCCTCGTCCGATACCGGGCAGGCCGCGCGCGTCGCGGACTTCCTGCTGGCGTGGTGGAATGGTGACGACAACGGCCACTTCCCCATCCTCCACCTCAGCAACTGCGACGCGATCATTTCCGAGGACATGCTAATTGTCATGGCCTGGCTCGCGCAGGAGCCTGCGATCTATCCCGATGCGTGGGGCTATCGTGACGCAATGGTCGACCTTGTCGGCCGATGGAGGCTGCGATGA
- a CDS encoding ArdC family protein — MNALYLWAIGDAQGFSGRNWMTYRQATELGGQVRRGEHGAHSVYYSTFSKTEADRVTGEAATKNIRFLRSYTVFNVDQIDGLPAYYYPVPAPPEPRIESRHRAAIDAFFGGLPATVRHGGDQAFYSPIGDYIQLPQRGAFRSDDHYASTLAHEYVHYSGAPQRLNREFGKKFGDNAYAFEELVACIGQCLVCADLNLPGELHDNHASYVDHWLKILKGDSSAIIKAAAKAEQAVTWLHNAAAGGAPGIDQPEALAA; from the coding sequence ATCAACGCGCTCTATCTCTGGGCGATCGGCGACGCCCAGGGGTTCTCTGGCCGCAACTGGATGACCTACCGACAGGCGACCGAGTTGGGCGGACAGGTACGGCGCGGCGAGCATGGCGCGCACAGCGTCTATTATTCGACCTTCTCGAAAACCGAGGCGGACCGCGTCACCGGCGAGGCGGCGACGAAGAATATCCGGTTCCTGCGCTCGTACACGGTGTTCAACGTCGATCAGATCGACGGTCTCCCGGCGTATTATTATCCGGTGCCCGCACCGCCCGAACCGCGCATCGAGAGCCGGCACCGCGCCGCGATCGATGCCTTCTTCGGAGGCCTGCCGGCGACCGTGCGGCATGGCGGCGATCAGGCATTCTATTCGCCGATCGGCGACTATATCCAGCTACCGCAGCGCGGCGCGTTTCGCTCGGACGATCATTACGCCAGCACGCTCGCGCACGAATATGTCCATTATTCGGGCGCGCCGCAGCGCCTCAACCGCGAGTTCGGCAAGAAGTTCGGCGACAACGCCTATGCGTTCGAGGAGCTGGTCGCCTGCATCGGCCAGTGTCTGGTGTGCGCCGACCTCAATCTGCCCGGCGAGCTGCACGACAACCACGCCAGCTACGTCGATCATTGGCTGAAGATCCTGAAGGGCGATTCAAGCGCGATCATCAAGGCCGCGGCGAAAGCCGAGCAGGCGGTGACCTGGCTCCATAACGCCGCCGCGGGTGGCGCGCCCGGGATCGACCAACCCGAAGCCCTCGCAGCATGA
- a CDS encoding IS110 family transposase, with product MTETVKYVGLDVHKETIAVAVADGERGGEVRFVGTVANEDDAIRKLVKRLTGPGVTLNVCYEAGPCGYGLHRLLTKLGQNCIVIAPSMMPRRPGDHVKTDRRDAMTLARLLRAGELTAIWIPDEAHEAVRDLIRARRSAQDDAIGAKQTVRSFLLRHDRRFGGKAAWTKMYWRWLSEQRFDFPHQQLAFEEMQKRVLEAQARVGRLEAALTEAVDAWCFAPLVRNLQVLRGIRLVSAATLVAEVGDLTRFDNPKQLMAYVGLVPSEHSSGARTKRGRITRAGNAQARTMLIEAGWSYRLPAREERRYRERVIDLSEDIQAIGWKAQVRLCQRYRRLAATGKPQPKVTTAIARELVGYAWDIARRVSPAIAG from the coding sequence ATGACGGAGACGGTGAAATACGTTGGTCTGGACGTTCATAAGGAAACCATTGCGGTCGCGGTTGCCGATGGGGAACGCGGAGGCGAGGTGCGTTTCGTCGGCACGGTCGCCAACGAGGACGATGCGATCAGGAAGCTGGTCAAGCGGCTGACTGGACCGGGCGTGACGTTGAACGTCTGCTACGAAGCTGGTCCCTGCGGGTATGGCTTGCATCGGCTGCTGACGAAGCTGGGACAGAATTGCATCGTCATCGCCCCCTCGATGATGCCGCGGCGCCCGGGTGACCATGTAAAGACGGACCGGCGTGACGCGATGACCCTGGCGCGGCTGCTACGCGCTGGCGAACTCACCGCAATCTGGATACCGGACGAAGCGCACGAGGCGGTACGCGATCTCATCCGCGCGCGACGCAGCGCGCAAGATGATGCCATCGGAGCCAAGCAGACAGTGCGCAGCTTCCTGTTGCGTCATGATCGTCGTTTCGGTGGCAAGGCGGCCTGGACGAAAATGTACTGGCGGTGGTTGTCCGAGCAGCGGTTCGATTTTCCCCACCAACAGCTGGCATTCGAGGAAATGCAGAAGCGGGTGCTGGAGGCGCAGGCACGGGTTGGGCGCTTAGAAGCGGCGCTGACTGAAGCGGTGGACGCATGGTGTTTTGCGCCGCTGGTCCGCAATCTACAGGTCCTGCGCGGTATCAGGCTGGTCAGCGCTGCGACGCTGGTCGCTGAAGTAGGCGATCTCACCCGCTTCGACAATCCCAAGCAACTGATGGCGTATGTCGGCTTGGTGCCGTCCGAGCACTCCAGCGGCGCTCGGACCAAACGGGGCCGGATCACCCGCGCGGGCAACGCGCAGGCACGAACCATGCTGATTGAGGCGGGCTGGTCGTATCGACTGCCCGCTCGCGAGGAACGACGCTACCGTGAGCGGGTCATCGACTTGTCCGAGGACATCCAGGCGATCGGGTGGAAAGCGCAGGTTCGCCTGTGCCAGCGCTACCGTCGCCTGGCGGCCACGGGCAAGCCTCAGCCCAAGGTGACCACCGCGATCGCGCGTGAACTGGTCGGCTATGCCTGGGACATCGCCCGTCGGGTGTCGCCGGCGATAGCCGGCTGA
- the chrA gene encoding chromate efflux transporter, producing MSYPALFVRFLRFGMMAFGGPVAQIAMIRRELVDEERWIGSDRFNKLLAVMQVLPGPEAHELCVHLGVRAKGRLGGLLAGLGFMLPGLVLMLALAWLYTRLPIQGTLLGAALLGVQAAVIAVIVRAVHRIGEHILLDPWLWAAAIAAAIASLAGVSFWIVLPAAGAAYALASTGRYALPAVVVAIAVGLAALTWAGSLGNASVAVAREPAPTVAALFWTGLKGGLLTFGGAYTAIPFIRNDTVGRGWMTDAQFLDGLGLAGILPAPLVIFATFAGWISGGLAGALAMTAGMFLPAFAFSLLLYDRLEAVVEHKRLQLFLAGVAAGVVGVIVVTVTDLARTTAARTSSPIASALIFAIALAIMYRWKSKLATPVVLAIGAVIGASALS from the coding sequence CTGAGCTATCCCGCGCTATTTGTCCGATTCCTACGCTTCGGCATGATGGCGTTCGGCGGTCCTGTTGCGCAGATCGCGATGATCCGGCGCGAGCTGGTCGACGAGGAACGCTGGATCGGGAGCGACCGGTTCAACAAGCTCTTGGCCGTCATGCAGGTGTTGCCCGGGCCGGAGGCGCATGAATTGTGCGTGCATCTCGGCGTCCGGGCCAAGGGGCGGCTGGGCGGCTTGCTCGCCGGGCTCGGCTTCATGCTGCCGGGCTTGGTCCTCATGCTCGCGCTGGCATGGCTCTACACTCGGCTGCCGATCCAAGGAACGCTACTCGGAGCGGCGCTCCTCGGCGTCCAGGCGGCGGTGATCGCGGTAATCGTCCGCGCGGTGCATAGGATCGGCGAGCACATCCTGCTTGACCCATGGCTCTGGGCTGCGGCTATCGCCGCAGCGATCGCCTCGCTCGCCGGTGTCAGTTTCTGGATCGTGCTGCCAGCCGCAGGCGCTGCCTATGCGCTCGCATCGACCGGGCGCTACGCGCTCCCTGCGGTCGTCGTCGCGATCGCCGTTGGCTTGGCGGCCCTGACCTGGGCAGGAAGCCTCGGGAATGCCAGCGTGGCGGTCGCTCGGGAACCGGCGCCCACGGTCGCCGCGCTCTTTTGGACCGGGCTGAAAGGCGGGCTGCTGACGTTCGGCGGGGCCTATACCGCCATTCCGTTCATCCGGAACGACACGGTGGGCCGGGGCTGGATGACGGACGCGCAGTTCCTCGACGGCTTAGGGTTGGCCGGCATCCTGCCAGCCCCACTCGTAATCTTTGCGACCTTCGCCGGCTGGATCAGCGGCGGCCTCGCCGGGGCGCTCGCGATGACGGCCGGCATGTTCCTCCCCGCGTTCGCCTTCTCGCTCCTACTCTACGACCGGTTGGAAGCGGTGGTAGAGCACAAGCGGCTGCAACTCTTCTTGGCGGGCGTCGCGGCCGGGGTCGTTGGCGTTATCGTGGTGACGGTCACGGACCTCGCCCGGACCACGGCCGCACGCACCTCAAGCCCAATCGCGAGCGCGCTCATCTTCGCCATCGCGCTGGCCATCATGTACCGCTGGAAAAGCAAGCTCGCCACGCCGGTTGTCCTGGCGATTGGGGCAGTGATCGGGGCATCCGCCCTGAGCTAG
- a CDS encoding chromate resistance protein ChrB domain-containing protein produces the protein MADASPSTPHDWLLLIPQLPAKPAYLRVRVWRRLQAIGAAALKNAVHALPSRDDTRALFEELRTEIIAGGGEALILEARLVDGMTDAELRAVFDAARDADYDELTREARSLSDAGDATDTRRLRKRLDEIAAIDFFGAHGQQVALAALADADRRDHEHPDVSGAGAPELMPAELKSRTWVTRRHVHVDRIASAWLIRRYIDVDASFKFVDGKEYTPQPSELRFDMADAEFTHEGDRCTFETLVSRTGLDGDQALRALAEIVHDLDIADGKFGRPETAGIGALINGICAGTDDDIERIAQGSGALDGFYAHFAKRR, from the coding sequence ATGGCTGATGCTTCTCCATCTACGCCGCACGACTGGCTGCTGCTGATCCCCCAACTCCCGGCTAAGCCCGCCTACCTGCGTGTCCGGGTGTGGCGGCGCTTGCAGGCGATCGGTGCCGCCGCGCTCAAGAACGCCGTCCACGCGCTTCCTTCGCGCGACGACACGCGCGCGCTGTTTGAGGAGCTGAGAACGGAAATCATCGCAGGCGGCGGCGAGGCGCTGATCCTGGAAGCGCGGCTCGTGGATGGAATGACGGACGCAGAGCTTCGCGCCGTGTTCGATGCGGCCCGCGACGCCGACTATGACGAGCTTACGCGCGAGGCGCGCTCGCTGAGCGACGCCGGCGACGCGACCGACACTCGGCGCTTGCGCAAGCGCCTGGACGAGATTGCCGCCATCGACTTCTTCGGCGCGCATGGTCAGCAAGTAGCGTTGGCGGCCCTCGCAGATGCGGACCGCCGCGACCATGAACATCCCGACGTGAGCGGGGCGGGTGCGCCGGAGCTGATGCCCGCGGAGTTGAAAAGCCGCACCTGGGTCACGCGCCGACACGTCCATGTCGACCGCATCGCGTCTGCTTGGCTGATCCGGCGGTATATCGACGTGGATGCCAGCTTCAAATTCGTGGACGGCAAGGAATACACCCCCCAGCCGAGCGAGCTGCGATTCGACATGGCGGACGCGGAGTTTACGCATGAAGGCGACCGCTGCACCTTCGAGACGCTGGTGTCCCGCACCGGGCTCGATGGCGACCAGGCGCTCCGCGCGCTCGCCGAGATCGTCCATGATCTCGACATCGCCGATGGCAAGTTCGGTCGTCCGGAGACGGCGGGCATCGGCGCGCTCATCAACGGCATCTGCGCTGGCACGGACGACGACATTGAGCGCATCGCGCAAGGATCGGGCGCGCTCGACGGCTTCTACGCGCACTTCGCCAAGCGGCGCTGA
- a CDS encoding Rap1a/Tai family immunity protein — MQTVQSSASAILAGLALATASPTLAQPRYETVAQFHQMCADEQKKKVNGRCEAYLAGAAETLSAFGNGGSEAGICGRGVRAGELSRIFLAWAADNRQMANMPRLAGVTIALRQHFPCRPTS; from the coding sequence ATGCAAACCGTCCAATCAAGTGCTTCTGCCATCCTGGCGGGTCTCGCGCTCGCGACCGCCTCGCCCACTCTGGCGCAACCACGTTACGAGACGGTGGCGCAGTTTCACCAGATGTGCGCCGACGAGCAGAAGAAAAAGGTGAACGGTCGTTGCGAGGCGTACCTCGCCGGCGCGGCCGAGACGCTTTCCGCGTTCGGCAACGGCGGCAGCGAGGCCGGCATTTGCGGGCGGGGTGTCAGGGCCGGTGAGTTGAGCCGCATCTTTCTGGCATGGGCGGCCGACAACCGGCAAATGGCGAACATGCCCCGGCTTGCGGGTGTGACGATAGCGTTGCGCCAGCATTTTCCATGCCGGCCGACCAGTTGA
- a CDS encoding DUF1259 domain-containing protein, protein MLPLAVAVAVTFAAPASAAPDWAAVDRALGRVGTEQAGGVRRYGFPRSDLNVTLDGVAVKPALALGSWAAFQPMGDQVMVMGDLVLTHAEVNPVMSRLLASGFTITALHNHLLRSAPATMYMHIGGHGDPVKLATALREALAASRTPLAAPSRDSQPPSAGAGSSSPIALDTAALDQVMGIKGKPNGGVYQFSFPRAEKLTDGGMPAPASMGTATAINFQPTGSGRAAITGDFVLTAAEVDPVLKALRTNGIEVTALHNHMLDDQPRLFFMHFWAIDDAAKLARGLRAALDKTNVARPGAS, encoded by the coding sequence ATGCTCCCCCTGGCGGTCGCGGTCGCCGTGACCTTTGCCGCGCCGGCGTCGGCCGCCCCCGACTGGGCCGCGGTCGACCGCGCGCTCGGCCGCGTCGGGACCGAACAGGCGGGCGGCGTCCGTCGCTACGGCTTTCCACGATCGGACCTTAACGTGACGCTTGACGGCGTTGCCGTGAAGCCCGCCTTGGCGCTGGGCTCCTGGGCGGCGTTCCAGCCGATGGGTGATCAGGTGATGGTCATGGGCGACCTGGTTCTCACTCATGCGGAAGTGAACCCGGTGATGAGCCGACTGTTGGCGAGCGGGTTCACGATCACGGCGCTCCACAACCACCTGCTCCGTTCCGCGCCGGCGACGATGTATATGCACATCGGCGGCCATGGCGACCCGGTGAAGCTCGCGACCGCGCTTCGCGAAGCGCTCGCCGCCAGCCGAACCCCTCTCGCGGCCCCGTCCAGGGACTCGCAGCCACCTTCGGCCGGCGCGGGCTCGTCATCACCGATCGCGCTCGACACCGCGGCGCTCGACCAGGTGATGGGGATCAAGGGCAAGCCGAACGGCGGTGTATATCAGTTCAGCTTTCCGCGCGCCGAGAAGCTGACCGACGGCGGGATGCCCGCGCCCGCCTCGATGGGGACGGCGACCGCGATCAACTTCCAGCCGACCGGCTCCGGGCGGGCGGCGATCACGGGTGATTTTGTGCTGACCGCGGCCGAGGTCGACCCGGTGCTCAAGGCGTTGCGCACCAACGGGATCGAGGTGACCGCGCTCCACAATCACATGCTTGATGACCAGCCGCGGCTGTTCTTTATGCACTTCTGGGCGATCGATGACGCGGCGAAGCTTGCGCGCGGACTCCGGGCGGCGCTGGACAAGACCAACGTCGCACGGCCCGGCGCGAGTTGA
- a CDS encoding DUF4142 domain-containing protein codes for MRKSVGAALTAITVACLAAPLSASLAQAGISTNPAPVETRDYLGAMHALSRYEVDASRLVLTRSQSQASRLFAQTMVDHHTRMMAEHASVLSMPAATDSGSALVGPLSQMLDTLENTPRAEFDAAYKRGQIAAHEEALKVHNAYATKGSNAAVREKAKAGGLVTRKHLDKARKLPGA; via the coding sequence ATGCGAAAGTCAGTCGGCGCGGCTCTGACCGCGATCACGGTGGCGTGTCTTGCTGCGCCGTTGTCGGCGTCCCTCGCGCAGGCCGGGATCAGCACGAACCCTGCTCCTGTCGAAACCAGGGATTATCTCGGTGCCATGCACGCGCTGAGTAGGTACGAGGTCGATGCGAGCCGGCTCGTGCTGACCAGATCCCAATCCCAAGCTTCACGCTTGTTTGCGCAAACGATGGTCGACCATCACACCCGTATGATGGCGGAGCACGCCAGCGTACTGAGCATGCCCGCCGCCACCGATTCCGGAAGCGCGCTGGTCGGGCCTCTGTCTCAGATGCTGGACACGCTAGAGAACACGCCCCGCGCCGAATTCGACGCGGCGTACAAGCGGGGACAGATCGCGGCGCACGAGGAAGCGTTGAAGGTCCATAACGCCTACGCGACGAAGGGTAGTAACGCGGCGGTGCGGGAGAAGGCTAAAGCGGGCGGGCTCGTGACCCGGAAGCACCTCGATAAAGCGCGGAAGCTGCCCGGAGCCTGA